A genome region from Thermomonospora amylolytica includes the following:
- a CDS encoding DUF1702 family protein → MPHDRTVRPVLGRSDAHRPRARPQARAGPAAGRRAVRPTRIRHDAAVAGAVEENDAGPDRFGVPPHDVPAGGRRPWLRPRLLRHRQADLWNGVGPAAASPGGCDVLRREADAHRPEPARGVVFVVRARAYAGFAPEHAAVAAPADLTTAPADAAVAAFPGPMRLAGRGSATCAPISRRRTFPPADRRSRVLSGFPLPPRPAVRRAVRPVR, encoded by the coding sequence ATGCCACATGATCGCACCGTCCGCCCTGTTCTCGGGAGGAGCGATGCCCACCGTCCCCGGGCCCGTCCGCAGGCTCGTGCCGGCCCCGCCGCCGGCCGGCGTGCCGTTCGGCCGACGCGGATTCGCCATGACGCGGCTGTCGCGGGTGCTGTGGAAGAAAACGATGCCGGACCCGACCGGTTCGGCGTACCGCCCCACGACGTCCCGGCCGGCGGTCGACGACCATGGCTTCGACCGCGCCTGCTCCGGCACCGGCAGGCCGACCTGTGGAACGGCGTGGGGCCGGCTGCCGCGTCCCCCGGCGGATGCGACGTGCTGCGGCGGGAGGCCGACGCGCACCGGCCGGAGCCGGCACGGGGCGTCGTCTTCGTGGTCAGGGCACGCGCGTACGCAGGGTTCGCGCCCGAGCACGCCGCGGTCGCGGCCCCGGCCGATCTGACGACCGCGCCGGCCGATGCCGCCGTGGCGGCCTTTCCCGGCCCCATGCGGCTCGCGGGCCGTGGTTCCGCGACGTGCGCGCCCATTTCCCGGCGGCGAACGTTTCCGCCGGCCGACCGGCGGTCCCGCGTGCTTTCGGGATTTCCGCTCCCACCGCGCCCGGCGGTTCGCCGGGCGGTGCGGCCCGTCCGGTAA
- a CDS encoding type I polyketide synthase, which yields MSSTRLAIVGMGCRYPDAASPRELWENALAGRRAFRRLPDERMRLEDYWDADPSAPDRFYAKNAAVIEGYRFDRVAHRVAGSTYRSTDLTHWLALDVADRALADAGFPKGEGLNRERTGVIVGNTLTGEFTRANVLRLRWPYVRRVVAAALREQEGWDDDRLAGFLDDLEAAYKHPFPAIDEDTLAGGLSNTIAGRICNHFDLKGGGYTVDGACSSSLLSVATACTQLLDGAIDIAVAGGVDLSIDPFEIVGFAKTGALAKAEMRLYDRRSNGFWPGEGCGMVVLMREEDARAEHRRIYATIAGWGVSSDGQGGITRPELSGYQLALRRAYERAGFGIETVPMFEGHGTGTQVGDATELRALSLARAAADPQAAPAAISSIKGMIGHTKAAAGVAGLIKAVMAVHEQVLPPTVGCVDPHPVLEEDGATLRVLRKAEPFPAGAPVRAGVTAMGFGGINTHVVVEGAAPRRRVPMDTRTRALAASVQDVELLLVDADSPEHLRARLTELVEFVPRLSYAQLADLAAALQRRLRDLPYRAAVVVSSPEDAERRLRRALEALDAGDPRLIDPDGRVFLGQASGPGRIGLLFPGQGSGRGTSGGALRRRLAEVEEVYLKAALPTGGDMVATAVAQPRIVTGSMAGLRALSVLGVEGEVAVGHSLGELSALHWAGAMDEETLLRVAGVRGRTMTEHSSSGTMAGVNAPSSVVDGLITGLPVVIAGYNGPDQTVIAGSVEAIEAAGRNAERAGVSWTRLAVSHAFHSPLVAPAADAFGERLADEEFGPVGRRVISTVTGEVLAPDTDLPALLRRQITAPVQFAQAVELAAKDADLFIEVGPGRVLSRLATAIADMPAVALDTDDESLGGLLRVAGAAYVLGAPVRHEALFHGRLIRPLEIGAEFSFFASPAESAPPLQIRGAGRKAGGPAETGESGENGENGGPAEPTDEPAIELLRRLVAQRVELPPEMVTDDSRLLDDLHMSSITVGQVMNQAAQLLRLPMAQAPTNFATATLRELGETLETLAETALPEDTGPAAVVAGAAAWSRPFRVDLDEVPRPPRTAPQENGSWQVFATDGHPLAEPLRRALERANVGSGVLVCLPPDCSLEQVKLALDGAQRAVRGEPGSRFVLVQYGRGAAGLAKTLRLEAPQVRTTIVNLPEGAEDVEPVVAEVAATSDFAEVHYDADGVRRVPTLRVMPVRPERSRPPLDETDVLLVTGGGKGITAECALAVAVNTGARLAVLGRSDPAEDEELAANLRRMADSGATVHYARADVTDPAQVGAAVAELSKVLGPVTAVLHGAGRNEPAGIAGLDFEAFRRTFAPKIDGLRAVLDAVRPGSLKLLVTFGSIIGRSGLRGEAHYATANEWLADLTREVAERHPGCRALCMEWSVWSGVGMGERLSVVEGLTREGITPITPDQGVELMMRLVTDPDAPVVVVISGRTEGVDTVRRPRPELPLLRFVDKPLIRYHGVELVTEVELNAGTDPYLGDHLLDGNLLFPAVLGLEAMAQVATAATGWTAVPVIERAEFLRPIVVPPDGSTRIRIAAVVTADDTAEVTIRSEETAFTAEHFRARLVFSGATPPDGPPCQVEEDTPAVPLNPAEDMYGSLLFQRGRFRRLRRYHRAAARHVDADVATTTTGDWFAGFLPGGLLLGDPGMRDALMHGNQVCVPDATLLPVGVDRLFPCGDAAAVTGEQPGELRYTAIERARDGDTYVYDIVVRDRTGAVVERWEGLCLRAVRKSDGRGPWVAPLLGPYIERTVGDLLGAAVAVAIEPHHPDDAEDTAGRRARTAVAAQRALGRRTVIRYRPDGRPEIDGDQAISASHGPGVTLCVAADGTVGCDVEGVTGRSAEAWRGLLGQHAPLAELVAREADETADTAATRVWTAVECLRKAGVAVDAPLTLTAEERGPWRVFASGRLRIATLATTLKGLPEPVVFAVLTEGRS from the coding sequence ATGAGCAGTACCAGGCTCGCAATAGTCGGAATGGGATGCCGGTACCCGGATGCCGCGTCGCCCCGGGAGCTCTGGGAGAACGCCCTCGCCGGCCGCCGCGCCTTCCGGCGGCTGCCCGACGAGCGGATGCGGCTCGAGGACTACTGGGACGCGGACCCGTCCGCCCCCGACCGGTTCTACGCCAAGAACGCCGCCGTCATCGAGGGCTACCGGTTCGACCGGGTCGCCCATCGCGTCGCCGGGAGCACCTACCGGTCCACCGATCTCACCCACTGGCTGGCGCTCGACGTCGCGGACCGGGCGCTCGCCGACGCGGGATTCCCCAAGGGCGAGGGACTGAACCGCGAACGCACCGGCGTGATCGTGGGCAACACGCTGACCGGGGAGTTCACCCGCGCCAACGTGCTGCGGCTGCGCTGGCCGTACGTGCGGCGGGTCGTCGCCGCGGCGCTCCGCGAGCAGGAGGGCTGGGACGACGACCGGCTGGCCGGATTCCTCGACGACCTGGAGGCCGCCTACAAGCACCCGTTCCCGGCGATCGACGAGGACACCCTCGCCGGCGGCCTGTCCAACACGATCGCGGGCCGGATCTGCAACCACTTCGATCTCAAGGGCGGCGGCTACACCGTCGACGGCGCCTGCTCCTCCTCGCTGCTGTCGGTGGCGACCGCGTGCACGCAACTGCTGGACGGCGCCATCGACATCGCCGTCGCGGGCGGCGTGGACCTGTCGATCGACCCGTTCGAGATCGTGGGCTTCGCCAAGACCGGAGCCCTGGCCAAGGCCGAGATGCGGCTCTACGACCGCCGCTCCAACGGCTTCTGGCCGGGTGAGGGCTGCGGGATGGTCGTCCTGATGCGGGAGGAGGACGCCCGCGCCGAACACCGCCGCATCTACGCGACCATCGCCGGCTGGGGCGTCTCCTCCGACGGCCAGGGGGGCATCACCCGGCCCGAGCTCAGCGGCTACCAGCTGGCGCTGCGGCGGGCCTACGAACGGGCCGGTTTCGGGATCGAGACGGTGCCGATGTTCGAGGGCCACGGCACGGGCACCCAGGTCGGCGACGCCACCGAGCTGCGGGCCCTGTCCCTGGCCCGCGCCGCCGCCGACCCGCAGGCCGCACCGGCCGCGATCAGCTCGATCAAGGGGATGATCGGGCACACCAAGGCCGCCGCCGGGGTGGCCGGGCTCATCAAGGCCGTCATGGCGGTGCACGAGCAGGTCCTCCCGCCGACCGTCGGCTGCGTGGACCCGCATCCGGTGCTGGAGGAGGACGGGGCGACGCTGCGGGTGCTGCGCAAGGCCGAGCCGTTCCCGGCCGGAGCGCCGGTGCGGGCCGGGGTCACGGCCATGGGCTTCGGCGGCATCAACACCCATGTCGTGGTGGAGGGCGCCGCCCCGCGGCGGCGGGTCCCGATGGACACCCGGACCCGGGCGCTGGCCGCGTCGGTCCAGGACGTGGAACTGCTGCTCGTCGACGCCGACTCGCCGGAACACCTGCGCGCCCGGCTGACCGAGCTGGTCGAGTTCGTTCCCCGGTTGTCCTACGCCCAGCTCGCGGATCTGGCCGCCGCGCTCCAGCGGAGGCTGCGCGACCTGCCGTACCGCGCGGCCGTCGTGGTCTCCTCTCCGGAGGACGCCGAACGCCGGCTGCGGCGGGCGCTGGAGGCCCTGGACGCCGGGGATCCGCGGCTGATCGATCCCGACGGCCGCGTCTTCCTCGGCCAGGCGAGCGGGCCGGGCCGGATCGGCCTGCTGTTCCCGGGGCAGGGCTCGGGCCGCGGCACCAGCGGCGGCGCGCTCCGCCGCCGCCTCGCCGAGGTGGAGGAGGTCTACCTCAAGGCGGCGCTGCCCACCGGCGGCGACATGGTGGCGACCGCGGTGGCGCAGCCGCGCATCGTCACCGGATCGATGGCCGGTCTGCGCGCCCTGTCCGTCCTCGGCGTGGAGGGGGAGGTCGCGGTCGGGCACAGCCTCGGCGAGCTGTCGGCCCTGCACTGGGCCGGGGCGATGGACGAGGAGACGCTGCTGCGGGTGGCGGGCGTCCGCGGCCGGACGATGACCGAGCACAGCTCCTCGGGCACCATGGCGGGGGTCAACGCGCCGTCGTCCGTGGTGGACGGGCTGATCACCGGGCTGCCCGTGGTGATCGCCGGGTACAACGGGCCCGACCAGACGGTCATCGCGGGCTCGGTGGAGGCGATCGAGGCCGCCGGGCGCAACGCCGAACGGGCGGGCGTGAGCTGGACGCGCCTGGCGGTGTCGCACGCCTTCCACTCCCCGCTGGTGGCCCCGGCGGCCGACGCGTTCGGCGAGCGGCTCGCCGACGAGGAGTTCGGCCCGGTCGGGCGGCGGGTGATCTCCACGGTGACGGGGGAGGTGCTGGCGCCCGACACCGACCTGCCCGCGCTGCTGCGCCGCCAGATCACCGCGCCGGTGCAGTTCGCCCAGGCGGTGGAGCTGGCGGCCAAGGACGCGGACCTGTTCATCGAGGTCGGCCCCGGCCGGGTGCTCAGCCGGCTGGCGACCGCCATCGCGGATATGCCGGCCGTCGCCCTGGACACCGACGACGAGTCGCTCGGCGGGCTGCTCCGGGTCGCCGGTGCGGCGTACGTGCTCGGCGCCCCGGTACGGCACGAGGCGCTCTTCCACGGCAGGCTGATCCGGCCCCTGGAGATCGGCGCCGAGTTCTCGTTCTTCGCCAGCCCCGCCGAGTCCGCACCGCCGTTGCAGATCCGCGGGGCGGGCCGGAAGGCCGGTGGGCCGGCCGAGACCGGCGAGTCTGGCGAGAACGGCGAGAACGGCGGGCCGGCCGAGCCCACGGACGAGCCGGCGATCGAACTGCTGCGCCGCCTGGTCGCCCAGCGCGTCGAACTGCCGCCGGAAATGGTCACCGACGACAGCCGCCTGCTCGACGACCTGCACATGAGCTCGATCACGGTGGGGCAGGTCATGAACCAGGCGGCGCAGCTGCTGCGGCTGCCGATGGCCCAGGCGCCGACCAACTTCGCCACCGCCACGCTGCGGGAACTGGGCGAGACGCTGGAGACCCTGGCCGAGACCGCCCTGCCCGAGGACACCGGGCCCGCGGCGGTCGTGGCCGGTGCCGCCGCATGGTCCCGGCCGTTCCGGGTCGACCTCGACGAGGTGCCGCGACCGCCCAGGACCGCGCCGCAGGAGAACGGGTCGTGGCAGGTGTTCGCCACGGACGGCCACCCGCTGGCCGAGCCGCTGCGCCGGGCCCTGGAACGTGCGAACGTCGGCTCCGGGGTCCTGGTCTGCCTGCCACCGGACTGCTCTCTGGAACAGGTGAAGCTCGCCCTGGACGGCGCGCAGCGGGCGGTGCGGGGCGAGCCGGGCAGCCGGTTCGTCCTGGTCCAGTACGGCCGGGGCGCGGCCGGTCTGGCCAAGACGCTGCGGCTGGAGGCGCCGCAGGTGCGCACCACCATCGTCAACCTGCCGGAGGGCGCCGAGGACGTCGAGCCGGTCGTGGCCGAGGTGGCGGCGACGAGCGACTTCGCCGAGGTGCACTACGACGCCGACGGCGTCCGGCGGGTGCCGACCCTGCGGGTCATGCCGGTACGGCCGGAACGCAGCCGGCCGCCCCTGGACGAGACCGACGTCCTGCTGGTCACCGGAGGCGGAAAGGGCATCACCGCCGAGTGCGCGCTGGCCGTGGCCGTCAACACGGGCGCCAGGCTGGCGGTGCTGGGACGCTCCGACCCCGCCGAGGACGAGGAACTGGCGGCGAACCTGCGGCGCATGGCCGACAGCGGCGCGACCGTCCACTACGCCCGCGCCGACGTCACCGACCCCGCCCAGGTCGGTGCCGCCGTCGCGGAGCTGTCGAAGGTCCTCGGCCCGGTCACCGCCGTCCTGCACGGCGCCGGGCGCAACGAGCCGGCCGGGATCGCCGGCCTGGACTTCGAGGCGTTCCGGCGCACCTTCGCCCCCAAGATCGACGGCCTGCGCGCCGTGCTCGACGCGGTGCGGCCCGGCTCGCTGAAGCTGCTGGTGACGTTCGGCAGCATCATCGGCCGGTCGGGGCTGCGCGGGGAGGCCCACTACGCCACCGCCAACGAGTGGCTGGCCGACCTGACCCGCGAGGTGGCCGAGCGGCACCCGGGCTGCCGGGCGCTGTGCATGGAGTGGTCGGTGTGGTCCGGGGTCGGCATGGGCGAACGCCTGTCGGTCGTCGAAGGGCTGACCCGGGAGGGCATCACGCCGATCACCCCGGACCAGGGCGTGGAGCTCATGATGCGGCTGGTCACCGACCCCGACGCGCCCGTCGTGGTGGTGATCAGCGGCCGCACCGAGGGCGTCGACACCGTCCGCCGCCCGCGTCCGGAGCTGCCGCTGCTGCGCTTCGTGGACAAGCCGCTGATCCGCTACCACGGCGTCGAGCTGGTCACGGAGGTCGAGCTGAACGCGGGCACCGACCCCTATCTCGGCGACCACCTGCTCGACGGCAACCTGCTGTTCCCGGCGGTCCTCGGGCTGGAGGCGATGGCCCAGGTCGCCACCGCGGCCACCGGCTGGACCGCCGTCCCCGTGATCGAACGGGCGGAGTTCCTGCGGCCCATCGTGGTGCCGCCGGACGGCAGCACCCGGATCCGGATCGCCGCGGTGGTCACCGCCGACGACACGGCCGAGGTGACCATCCGCAGCGAGGAGACCGCCTTCACCGCCGAGCACTTCCGGGCGCGCCTGGTCTTCTCGGGGGCCACCCCGCCCGACGGCCCGCCCTGCCAGGTGGAGGAGGACACGCCCGCGGTGCCGCTGAACCCGGCCGAGGACATGTACGGCTCGCTGCTGTTCCAGCGGGGCCGGTTCCGCCGGCTGCGGCGCTACCACCGCGCCGCCGCCCGCCATGTGGACGCCGATGTGGCGACGACCACGACGGGTGACTGGTTCGCCGGGTTCCTGCCCGGCGGGCTGCTGCTCGGCGACCCCGGCATGCGGGACGCGCTGATGCACGGGAACCAGGTCTGCGTACCCGACGCCACGCTGCTGCCGGTGGGGGTCGACCGGCTGTTCCCCTGCGGCGACGCGGCGGCCGTGACCGGGGAGCAGCCGGGAGAGCTGCGTTACACCGCCATCGAGCGTGCGCGCGACGGCGACACCTATGTCTACGACATCGTGGTGCGCGACCGGACCGGTGCCGTCGTCGAGCGCTGGGAGGGGCTGTGCCTGCGGGCGGTGCGCAAGAGCGACGGCCGTGGCCCGTGGGTCGCCCCCCTGCTCGGGCCCTACATCGAACGGACCGTGGGCGACCTGCTCGGCGCGGCGGTGGCGGTCGCCATCGAGCCGCATCACCCTGACGACGCGGAGGACACCGCCGGGCGCCGGGCCCGGACCGCGGTCGCCGCACAGCGCGCCCTCGGCCGCCGGACGGTGATCCGGTACCGCCCCGACGGGCGACCGGAGATCGACGGCGATCAGGCGATCTCCGCCTCCCACGGCCCCGGGGTGACCCTCTGCGTCGCCGCCGACGGGACGGTGGGCTGCGACGTGGAAGGGGTGACCGGGCGATCGGCGGAGGCATGGCGCGGGCTGCTCGGTCAGCACGCCCCCCTGGCCGAGCTGGTCGCCAGGGAGGCGGACGAGACGGCCGACACCGCCGCCACCAGGGTGTGGACCGCCGTCGAGTGCCTGCGCAAGGCCGGAGTCGCAGTGGACGCCCCGCTCACCCTGACCGCGGAGGAACGGGGCCCCTGGAGGGTCTTCGCCTCGGGCCGCCTCAGGATCGCGACCCTCGCCACGACCCTGAAGGGGCTCCCGGAACCAGTGGTGTTCGCAGTCCTCACCGAAGGGCGGTCATAG
- a CDS encoding acyl-CoA thioesterase, with product MQGTEEYFEYRHVVGFEETNIVGNVYYVNYLRWQGRCREMFLKQRAPEVLAELWADLKLFTLKVDCEFFAEITAFDELSIRMRLVDLAQTQLEFSFDYVRIDPGGGERLVARGRQRVACMRGPNNATVPARVPESLVRALAPYVPNGRAETRSMV from the coding sequence ATGCAGGGCACGGAGGAGTACTTCGAATACCGGCACGTCGTCGGCTTCGAGGAGACCAACATCGTCGGGAACGTCTACTACGTCAACTACCTGCGCTGGCAGGGACGCTGCCGGGAGATGTTCCTGAAGCAGCGGGCCCCCGAGGTGCTCGCCGAGCTGTGGGCCGACCTCAAGCTGTTCACCCTGAAGGTCGACTGCGAGTTCTTCGCCGAGATCACCGCCTTCGACGAGCTGTCCATCAGGATGCGCCTGGTCGACCTGGCGCAGACGCAGCTCGAGTTCAGCTTCGACTACGTGCGGATCGACCCGGGCGGCGGCGAGCGGCTGGTCGCCCGCGGCCGGCAGCGCGTGGCCTGCATGCGCGGGCCGAACAACGCCACCGTCCCGGCACGGGTGCCCGAGTCGCTGGTCCGGGCCCTGGCCCCGTACGTGCCGAACGGCAGGGCGGAGACGAGGAGCATGGTGTGA
- a CDS encoding flavin reductase family protein — MTKGPTPAPGEVDAKVLRRAFGTFATGVTVVTVGGRSPHGMTANSFTAVSLEPPLALVCIDRTAVMHRKLDIGFFGVSVLAASQERVARHFADLRRPLGAAQFDGIAWRPGRLTGVPLISDALTHLEFELWRACDGGDHTIFIGRLLSLEQFDDPDALLFFRGRFHRLKSDRSEAAT, encoded by the coding sequence GTGACCAAGGGCCCGACGCCCGCGCCCGGGGAGGTCGACGCGAAAGTGCTGCGGCGCGCGTTCGGGACGTTCGCGACAGGGGTGACCGTGGTGACCGTCGGCGGACGCAGCCCGCACGGGATGACCGCCAACTCGTTCACCGCGGTCTCGCTGGAGCCGCCGCTCGCGCTGGTCTGCATCGACCGCACCGCGGTCATGCACCGCAAGCTGGACATCGGCTTCTTCGGCGTGTCCGTGCTGGCCGCGAGCCAGGAGCGGGTGGCCCGGCATTTCGCCGATCTGCGCCGCCCGCTCGGCGCCGCCCAGTTCGACGGGATCGCCTGGCGGCCCGGCCGGCTGACCGGCGTCCCGCTGATCAGCGACGCCCTGACCCATCTGGAGTTCGAGCTGTGGCGCGCCTGCGACGGCGGCGACCACACCATCTTCATCGGCCGTCTGCTCTCCCTGGAGCAGTTCGACGACCCTGACGCCCTGCTGTTCTTCCGGGGCCGGTTCCACCGTCTGAAGTCCGATCGGAGCGAGGCGGCGACATGA
- a CDS encoding helix-turn-helix domain-containing protein: MHDAVERVIRMMHENLGEPITVDDMARTAMFSKFHFTRRFQEITGVSPRRFLSALRLAEAKRLLLATSLSVTEISIQVGYSSVGTFSSRFKSSVGLAPTEFRRSGGFMQQLPRCGRRPGTPGPATVIRGRIWPSSLVNDDPIFVGMFPGHIPEGVPAAYTIVERPGPFVLRNVPQGVWCLLALSAAPDRPADGEPPFVGVYGPITVRNGTIAKPADVRLRPMRITDPPVLMAPLDTRFSQLTETAS; encoded by the coding sequence ATGCATGATGCCGTGGAGCGAGTCATCAGAATGATGCACGAGAATCTGGGTGAGCCGATCACAGTGGACGACATGGCCCGCACGGCGATGTTCAGCAAGTTCCACTTCACCCGGCGGTTCCAGGAGATCACCGGGGTTTCACCCAGGCGTTTTCTCTCGGCGCTGCGGCTCGCCGAGGCCAAACGGCTCCTCCTCGCCACGTCGTTGAGCGTGACCGAGATAAGCATCCAGGTGGGCTACTCCAGCGTCGGCACCTTCAGCTCCCGGTTCAAGAGCAGCGTGGGCCTGGCGCCCACCGAGTTCCGGCGCAGCGGGGGGTTCATGCAGCAGCTCCCCCGCTGCGGGCGCCGCCCCGGCACGCCCGGGCCGGCCACGGTCATACGCGGTCGGATCTGGCCGTCGTCCCTGGTCAACGACGATCCCATCTTCGTCGGGATGTTCCCCGGCCACATTCCCGAGGGGGTGCCCGCCGCCTACACGATCGTGGAACGCCCCGGGCCGTTCGTGCTGCGGAACGTTCCCCAGGGCGTCTGGTGCCTGCTCGCGCTGTCGGCCGCGCCGGACCGGCCGGCCGACGGAGAGCCGCCCTTCGTCGGCGTTTACGGGCCGATCACGGTGCGGAACGGAACAATAGCCAAGCCGGCGGACGTGCGGCTCAGGCCGATGCGCATCACCGATCCTCCGGTGTTGATGGCGCCCCTGGACACGCGATTCAGCCAGTTGACGGAGACCGCGAGCTGA
- a CDS encoding class I SAM-dependent methyltransferase produces MIDSFVAAPADRLEEAYQRLVGALWRDGLPTERTLSAVPHLVACLDQVDEVRQGHLAILLGLLAEVEYPAADGKVHSAVRAGLDRYLTLWRSAPKGQGLSLALHYLLAHFPDDRRRILAVADELGLEVDDRSRLDRALLRFDPDDPEPQIGRAFPYPTAWEMDESERAHDRAQVKSLTAEQVEAQWHKDTRTVLGFTGARAYWAVRHGSPAPIEPDSLPPRYPDPPEADIDIFRRHQAAFRCPNCGGGLEFRPGSARCTGCAGEHRITRGMLDFTASAGGTDGADFLSQLVKIPTMAHFIESKARPNFKRLCGFTWDGPVTAAFEEKLIAELVRPVEGPVLDVAAGPGGFTLALAKAVGHERVIALDLMPQMLASLRHRLPQVPAVVANARTLPFGDGTLGAAMCWNGPHAFLYEDTAPIFAEIGRCLRPGGTFTTYSFRDSEDPIYRYFVASHHFPQSEHGLRMYDLDEFKGWLADAGLVVREESAIGLAFFITAEKQAPGTRG; encoded by the coding sequence TTGATCGACTCATTCGTCGCCGCGCCTGCGGATCGGCTGGAGGAGGCGTACCAGCGGCTCGTCGGCGCGCTCTGGCGAGACGGCCTTCCGACCGAGCGGACGCTGTCGGCGGTACCGCATCTCGTGGCGTGCCTGGACCAGGTGGACGAGGTGCGGCAGGGGCATCTCGCGATCCTCCTCGGGCTGCTCGCCGAGGTGGAGTATCCGGCCGCCGACGGGAAGGTGCACTCCGCGGTCCGCGCCGGACTCGACCGCTATCTCACCCTGTGGCGGAGCGCCCCGAAGGGCCAGGGGCTCTCGCTGGCCCTGCACTACCTTCTCGCGCACTTTCCCGACGACCGCCGCCGCATCCTCGCCGTGGCCGACGAGCTCGGCCTCGAGGTCGACGACCGGTCGCGGCTGGACCGCGCCCTGCTCCGGTTCGATCCGGACGACCCGGAGCCGCAGATCGGCCGCGCGTTCCCCTACCCGACGGCCTGGGAGATGGACGAGTCCGAGCGCGCGCACGACCGGGCGCAGGTCAAGTCGCTGACCGCCGAGCAGGTCGAGGCGCAGTGGCACAAGGACACCCGCACCGTGCTGGGGTTCACCGGCGCGAGGGCGTACTGGGCGGTGCGGCACGGCTCGCCGGCGCCGATCGAGCCCGACTCGCTCCCGCCGCGCTACCCGGATCCGCCGGAGGCCGACATCGACATCTTCCGCCGGCACCAGGCGGCGTTCCGCTGCCCGAACTGCGGCGGGGGCCTGGAGTTCCGTCCCGGCTCCGCCCGCTGCACCGGCTGCGCCGGAGAGCACCGGATCACGCGGGGCATGCTCGACTTCACCGCGTCCGCCGGCGGGACGGACGGCGCGGACTTCCTGTCCCAGCTGGTGAAGATCCCCACCATGGCCCACTTCATCGAGTCGAAGGCCCGGCCCAACTTCAAGCGGCTGTGCGGCTTCACCTGGGACGGGCCGGTGACGGCCGCCTTCGAGGAGAAGCTCATCGCCGAACTGGTGCGCCCGGTGGAGGGGCCGGTGCTCGACGTCGCCGCCGGGCCGGGCGGGTTCACCCTGGCGCTGGCCAAGGCCGTCGGGCACGAGCGGGTGATCGCGCTGGACCTGATGCCGCAGATGCTCGCCTCGCTGCGGCACCGGCTGCCGCAGGTGCCCGCGGTCGTGGCGAACGCGCGGACGCTGCCGTTCGGCGACGGCACGCTGGGGGCGGCGATGTGCTGGAACGGGCCGCACGCGTTCCTGTACGAGGACACCGCCCCGATCTTCGCCGAGATCGGCCGGTGCCTGCGGCCCGGGGGCACCTTCACGACCTACAGCTTCCGCGACTCCGAGGACCCGATCTACCGGTACTTCGTCGCCTCGCACCACTTCCCGCAGTCCGAGCACGGTCTTCGGATGTACGACCTGGACGAGTTCAAGGGATGGCTGGCGGACGCCGGCCTCGTCGTGCGCGAGGAGTCGGCCATCGGACTGGCCTTCTTCATCACCGCGGAAAAGCAAGCGCCGGGGACGCGCGGCTGA